Part of the Saccharomyces paradoxus chromosome XI, complete sequence genome, AAAAAGACGTGTTTCTCCGGAATAGTTAAAAAGAtattttgccatttttatGCGGATGATGGTTATTGGGAGAGTTTTtagtgattttttttttttccactaGCTGGAACTTTCGAGGTCTTTGTCTCGACCAAGCCTTCAAGTCAAAAGTTTCATAATCCTCGGCcatcaatttgaaatagCTTTCAAAATTCGACTTAATCAGATCGTTTGTGGCACTTGAGTGCATGAAATCCACATTCGGTTTAGACTCAGGGCCTCTGTAGATGTAGTCCGTCGAAGTTGCCTCTTCATCAGTACTTAAAGATGAAGGAGACAGTGAGTTTACTGGAGAGAAATGTCTTGATTCGCTCTCCAGAGATGTGGAAGGATCATTGTTTGAACATGATGCCAAACTGTTTTCCTTAAGATTTTGTTCCTGAACgttatacttttttttcatcgaGTTATGGTAATTTCTTAAAATCGTTGTCAAAATTCGCTTGTTCGATAAAACTTTGGTCTTTATGACAGCAATAGAAACaacatttttgaagttaTTGAAAACCTCCATATTGAACTGAtcgttttttttcttttgcctAGAAATGTTTTGACATATTTTATCATATTGAGACCAGAATTGTTCAACgtttaattttgaaagatcttcgttcattttttctagaCAATGCTGTAACCAAGCCCGTTTATCATAATTTCTGAACCGTCTATCATTCTGGAAAACGTCCTTCCAGGAAGTGTTCTTAACAACATTGGCATCGTTATCCACGTACAACAGGACAGACAGCTTGTTCAATTGCCAGCGACCATCAGATttccaaatgaaaaaagtgtcatttatttcttcatattCAAGAATGTAGAAATGGGGAATACAATTCGGCTTCAAATATGCAGGTGCACAATCtatcttcaaattctctGTTATGGTCTCCGAAGTTTGTAATTCGATCCCGTACAGTTCTTGAATAGAATGCACAAACTTGATAACTTGAGGTAAAGTGAGACCTTCCTTAATACAAGTCAATTTAACACGTGGTTGTTCTTCACCAGCATATAAGTAAACGGTTTCTAACTTGGGCATGGCTCCCTTCCTTAAACActtcgtatttttttcttccttttctggCTGTCTATATTAGTGATTAACTACAACAGAATAGTAACGAGTTCAGGCCAAATTCTCTTTAATTATAGTGCTTCTCTCC contains:
- the FPT1 gene encoding chromatin-associated RNAPIII regulator FPT1 (similar to YKR011C), whose product is MPKLETVYLYAGEEQPRVKLTCIKEGLTLPQVIKFVHSIQELYGIELQTSETITENLKIDCAPAYLKPNCIPHFYILEYEEINDTFFIWKSDGRWQLNKLSVLLYVDNDANVVKNTSWKDVFQNDRRFRNYDKRAWLQHCLEKMNEDLSKLNVEQFWSQYDKICQNISRQKKKNDQFNMEVFNNFKNVVSIAVIKTKVLSNKRILTTILRNYHNSMKKKYNVQEQNLKENSLASCSNNDPSTSLESESRHFSPVNSLSPSSLSTDEEATSTDYIYRGPESKPNVDFMHSSATNDLIKSNFESYFKLMAEDYETFDLKAWSRQRPRKFQLVEKKKITKNSPNNHHPHKNGKISF